From the genome of Podospora bellae-mahoneyi strain CBS 112042 chromosome 2, whole genome shotgun sequence:
CCTGGTTGAGACAGGTTCTGTCCCCGCCATCCAAAGAACCGTCTGTCATCCATATTGGAGTATGGGATCCAGATACATGTTCTGTTCATGTTCCAGACCCAGCGTCCATCCGGGCTCTCTGGGAGCAGGGATTCTTTGGCAAAGGAAGTCTGAGTCGTAGTGAGCCTAATTGGCTGAAGAGGGAGCTCGCTCGGCGAGGTTCGCCCGAAGGAAAGACGGTGAGCGAGGTTCGCACAGAGTCGCGTCGTGAGGAACGCCGCCTTGCCAAATGGGAAAGAGCAAAGGCAGAGCTGGAGGCTATTGAACGCCAGAGGCTTGCCGAGGCTGCCCTCCAAACGCCATCACCGGTAACAACCGAACCCCGACCTGAGACCAAGAGTGCCCCTGAGGAAGAGGCCGTGTCTGCCAAGCTCCCCCCGTTGAAGTTCCCTAAGCCTGTGGTCAAGTCCTTCTCGGTGCCGAAACTGAAGAACCCAGTCCCTACTGGACTACCCTCGCCGCCTCTGGAGAATGGAGTGTCCAACGGTCATGTAGCGCACGGAAAGCCCCCTGTCGGACCTGCAGAGATTCTTGCGTTGCCTAACTCGTTGGCGAAGATCAATGGCACCTTGAACAACATGATGCTTACAGAGCTGAGACCACCCACTGGCCCAGCAGAGTTGCTGGCCCTGCCCAACTCAGCAGCAGACCTTGTCACGAAGTCGGGCTTGGCATCCACTGTGAATGTCTCTGGCGAACAGGTGAATGGTGTCAGCCCGATTGATGGCCTCAATGGTCATACAGGAAAGGCGAGTGCCTTTGCTCACAAGGTAGGTGACGCTCAGGAAACACACAAGCCCATCTTCCCCGAGGACTTGCTACCCACACCTTGCTGCACCCCTACCAAACGGTCAGCAACCGGCTCTTCCGTCCAGGATAAAGAAGAACCCTCGCAGCCCGTTGCCAAACGTCAAAAGAGCGTCCGTTTCTCTCCCCAAGTCGagtccaccaccttcaaccgTGGTGATCCGCCCAGTCCCGGTCTCGTGTCACCAGCCGAGCCAGCTGCCAAGTCGAATAGCTTTGCTGTCCCTGCTACCGCTCTGGAGATTCAGGATAAGGAACACTTCCAGCTTGCGCCCGAAGAAGCCTTCTTTCTCGCCTTCTCACTTGGCGCTCTCAAGGTCATCGACCCCAAGACCAAAGAACCAATCTCCAACGAGCGACTGCTCAGTCTTTTCCGCTCCTATTCCTACTTCCCCCCCTCGGCTGGTCTTCGCCCTGACGACCCGTTTCTCGTACACTACGCCGTTTATCATCACTTCCGCTCCCTCGGCTGGGTGCCACGTCATGGCATCAAGTTTGGTGTCGATTGGATTTTGTACCAACGTGGTCCGGTGTTTGACCACAGTGAGTTTGGCCTGATGGTCATGCCTGCTTTC
Proteins encoded in this window:
- the SEN2 gene encoding tRNA splicing endonuclease subunit sen2 (BUSCO:EOG09262WXK; COG:J; EggNog:ENOG503NXNS), encoding MATVEPTVSPVTAPPGQSSETVTTRAPAGSPRTPLNQIYALPAPIRTFPLPAFYPNNPISLFHLVYAWLRQVLSPPSKEPSVIHIGVWDPDTCSVHVPDPASIRALWEQGFFGKGSLSRSEPNWLKRELARRGSPEGKTVSEVRTESRREERRLAKWERAKAELEAIERQRLAEAALQTPSPVTTEPRPETKSAPEEEAVSAKLPPLKFPKPVVKSFSVPKLKNPVPTGLPSPPLENGVSNGHVAHGKPPVGPAEILALPNSLAKINGTLNNMMLTELRPPTGPAELLALPNSAADLVTKSGLASTVNVSGEQVNGVSPIDGLNGHTGKASAFAHKVGDAQETHKPIFPEDLLPTPCCTPTKRSATGSSVQDKEEPSQPVAKRQKSVRFSPQVESTTFNRGDPPSPGLVSPAEPAAKSNSFAVPATALEIQDKEHFQLAPEEAFFLAFSLGALKVIDPKTKEPISNERLLSLFRSYSYFPPSAGLRPDDPFLVHYAVYHHFRSLGWVPRHGIKFGVDWILYQRGPVFDHSEFGLMVMPAFSDARWEEYEHQKPKKSWSWLMGVNRVLSHVLKSLVLVYVDVPPPPVFDEAMKEGGIAAALKKYKIREVMVRRFSVNRNR